Sequence from the Cucurbita pepo subsp. pepo cultivar mu-cu-16 unplaced genomic scaffold, ASM280686v2 Cp4.1_scaffold007078, whole genome shotgun sequence genome:
CAATCAAAAATCAAAgcagatgaaaatgaaaagaaacaaaatctcatcaagaaaaattcatttccaatcacaaatttcaatttcattttcaaatttcacttATTCTTGCTTCGATTCTCAATCGAAGAGATAGATGTTCGTGATGATTTAGATCGCTGGAAGAAGATCATCGATTACCTCCTCGATTCATCTCTTCAGTGACGGACGCTAATTTCTGCAGATTCAGTTTCACAACCGTATCGGCGAACAGACGAGTATCCTCCTCCGTATTCCCCGGCGGAACATCCACTGCGTACGATTCCAGAACCACGCTCCATACCTGACCATCCCGTTCCAATTGATGCACCGAAGTCACCGATCGGTAATTTCTGAGGCGGTGTTCGCCGCCGATGATGCTGAATCCGATGACTCGACGCTCTTCGTCATGAA
This genomic interval carries:
- the LOC111787207 gene encoding abscisic acid receptor PYL1-like codes for the protein FIKSCTVSEGFTLEIGCTREVNVISGLPADTSTERLDIHDEERRVIGFSIIGGEHRLRNYRSVTSVHQLERDGQVWSVVLESYAVDVPPGNTEEDTRLFADTVVKLNLQKLASVTEEMNRGGNR